GCCCTGGGCGAGGTGGGCGCGTGCGCCGCCGACGTGGTGCGGACCCGGTTGTACGTGACCGACCGCCTCTTCGCCGACGAGGTGGGCCGGGCGCACAACGCCGTCTTCGGCGCGGTCCGGCCGGTCGCCACCATGATCGTCGTCGCCGGTCTGCTCGACCCGGACCACCTGGTGGAGGTCGAGCTGGAGGCCTACCTGCCGCCGTCCTGACCTGCTCATCGGCCGTTCCGGGCCGGTGCGTCCCGGCCCCTGCCCGATCCGTTCCCTTCCGACCTCTCCCGGCCCGTTCCCTCCCGACCCGGCGGGTCCAGGGGCGCACCGCGGCGGGCCGGCCTGGCCGGGAGAGCTGGGTCACCCTCCGGCCTGATCGGTTGTGCACAATCAAATTGCGGGCTATGTTTTCCGGGTGACTGAGGATCTGGTGCTGGGCCGGCAGGTGTGCTTCGCGCTCTACGCGGCGTCCCGGGCGCTCACCGACGTCTACCGGCCCATCCTCGACGAGTTCGGGCTCACCTACCCGCAGTACCTGGTGCTGCTGGTGCTCTGGGAGCGGGGTGACGATCCACCCACCGTCTCCGAGCTGGGAGCCGCGCTACGGCTCGACTCCGGCACCCTCTCCCCGCTGCTCAAGCGGTTGGCGGCGGCGGGCCTGGTGGTCCGCACCCGATCCGCACGTGACGAGCGACGGGTCGAGGTGGGGCTGACCGCCGACGGCGCGGCCCTGCGCCAGCGGATGACCGACGTGCCGACGCGGGTGGTCTGCGCCACCGGCCTCGACGAGGCCGAACTCGTCACGCTGCACGACACCCTCACCCGGATGACCGCGACGATCCACCGACAGAAGGAGCAGTGATTCCCATGCAGGTGCTCTACACCGCCTCCGCGACGGCCACCGGCGACGGCCGCGACGGCCACGTCCGTACCTCCGACGCCACCCTCGACCTGGACCTGGCCGTCCCGAAGGAGATGGGCGGCGCGGGCGGCGCGGCCAACCCCGAGCAGCTCTTCGCCGCCGGCTACGCGGCCTGCTTCCACTCCGCGCTGCGGGTGGTCGCCCGCCGGGCCAAGGCCGACGTGACCGGCTCGGTCGTCGAGGCGGAGGTCGGCATCGGCGCGAACGGCAGCGGCGGCTTCGGTCTGGCCGTCACCCTGGTGGTGGACCTGCCGGCCGTCGAGCGCTCCGCCGCCCAGCAGCTGGTCGAGGGTGCCCACCAGGTGTGCCCCTACTCGAACGCCACCCGGGGCAACATCGAGGTCACCCTCACCGTGCGCGAGGCCGCCGCGGCCTGATCACCGCACCGGTCCACCACCATCGCGTACGAGAGGACGACACCGATGAGCAGCAACCGTGAGATCCACCTGGCGTCCCGCCCGCAGGGCTGGCCGACCGCAGACAACTTCCGCCTGGTCGACACCGAGGTGCCCAGCCCGGGGCCGGGGCAGATCGTGGTCCGCAACCAGTTCATGTCGGTCGACCCGTACATGCGCGGCCGGATGAACGACGTCAAGTCCTACGTGCCGCCCTTCGCCCTGGACGTGCCGCTCGACGGTGGGGCGGTCGGGGAGGTGGTGGCCGGCGAAGCCGACGGGATCCGGGTCGGCGACACCGTGCTGCACGGGCTCGGCTGGCGGGAGTACGCGCTGCTCGACGGCCGGTCCGCCCGCCGGGTCGATCCGGACGTCGCCCCGGTCAGCGCCTACCTGAGCGTGCTCGGGATGACCGGGCTGACCGCGTACGCCGGGCTGCTCGACGTGGCGGCGATGCAGCCGGGGGAGACGGTGTTCGTCTCCGGCGCGGCCGGCGCGGTGGGCAGCATGGTCGGCCAGATCGCCAAGCTCAGGGGGGCCGGCCGGGTGGTCGGCAGCGCCGGCTCGCCGGCCAAGGTGGAGCGGTTGACGGCGCTCGGTTTCGACGCCGCCTTCGACTACCACGACGGCCCGGTACGCGACGCGCTGAAGGCCGCCGCCCCGGACGGAATCGACGTCTACTTCGACAACGTCGGCGGCGAGCACCTGGAAGCGGCGATCGGCGCGATGAACCTGCACGGCCGGGCCGCGATCTGCGGCATGATCGCGCAGTACAACTCGGCCGAGCCGCCGGCCGCGCCGCGCAACCTGGCGCTGGTCATCGGCAAGCGGCTCACCCTGCGCGGCTTCCTGGTCGGCGACCACGGCGACCTGCGCGACCAGTTCGTCACCGAGGTCGGCGGCTGGCTGCGCGAGGGCCGGCTCTCCTACGACGAGACGATCGTCGACGGCATCGAGAACGCCCCGGACGCATTCCTCGGCCTGCTCCGCGGCGAGAACCTCGGCAAAATGCTGGTCCGCCTCTAACCAGCCCACCCCACCCCCACCCGCCCCACCCGCTCCCCGCCCCTGCGCCTCCCGCCTCCGCCCCCGCCCCTCCCGCCCCCGCTCGACAGCGTTGATCAAGAGGTTTGCGCCATTCTTGAAGATCGAACTGACGTAAACCTCTTGATCATCGTCCGTAAACCTCTTGATCACCGTGGGGTTCCCCGGGGGTGGCGTGCGGGGTGGGCGAGGAGGGGGCACGGGGTGGGGGTGGGTGGGGCGGGGTTGGATAGGCTCGGCGCATGACGGTGGCGGTACGGGTGATCCCATGTCTGGACGTGGACGCCGGCCGGGTGGTCAAGGGGGTCAACTTCCTCGACCTGCGCGACGCCGGTGACCCGGTGGAGCTGGCGGCGGCGTACGACCGGGCCGGGGCGGACGAGTTGACCTTCCTGGACGTCACCGCGTCCTCCAGCGACCGGGGCACCATGCTCGACGTGGTACGCCGTACCGCCGAGTCGGTGTTCATCCCGCTGACCGTCGGCGGCGGGGTCCGGCAGGTCGCCGACGTGGACACCCTGCTGCGCGCCGGGGCGGACAAGGTGGGGGTGAACACCGCCGCCATCGCCCGCCCCGAGCTGATCGCCGAGATCGCCGACCGGTTCGGCCGGCAGGTGCTGGTGCTCTCGTTGGACGTCCGGCGGGCATCCGCCGGCACCACCCCCAGCGGTTTCGAGGTGACCACCCACGGTGGCCGGCGGGGCACCGGGCTCGACGCGGTCGAGTGGGCGGCGCGCGGTGCCGAGCTGGGCGCGGGGGAGATCCTGCTCAACTCGATGGACGCCGACGGCACCAAGGCCGGTTTCGACCTCACCCTGATCGAGGCGGTCCGTGCGGTGGTCGACGTGCCGGTGATCGCCAGCGGCGGTGCCGGCCGGGTGGCACACTTCCCGCCCGCGATCGGCGCGGGTGCCGACGCGGTGCTCGCCGCCAGCGTCTTCCACTTCGGCGAGCTGACCGTCGGGGAGGTCAAGGACGCCCTGCGCGCCGCCGGGCACCCGGTGCGCTGACGCTTCCGCCGCCGCCCACCCCGGCACTCCTGCTCCGTGCGCGGGCCGACGGCTCCGTTCCCTGGTCCGTGCGCGAGCCCCACGGCTCCGATCCCTGGTCCGTGCGCGGGCCGACGGCTCCGTTCCCTGGTCCGTGCGCTAGCCCCACGGCTCCGATCCCTCGTCCGTGCGCGGGCCGGCCCCGGTCCGCCGCCCGGCCCTGCTCCGGCGGCGAGAGTGGCCGGCCCCGGTGAGGACCGGTGTCGCTACCGCCGGGGTGCGGGTCGGGCGTGAGCGCGCTGGCTCAGCGGCCGGTCTGGCCCTCGGGGGAGCGGCGCGGGGCCGGAATCGACCGGACCACGTACTCCTGCACGGCGGCGGCGTGGTCCTCCTCGGGCAGGTGCCA
Above is a window of Micromonospora rifamycinica DNA encoding:
- a CDS encoding NADP-dependent oxidoreductase, which gives rise to MSSNREIHLASRPQGWPTADNFRLVDTEVPSPGPGQIVVRNQFMSVDPYMRGRMNDVKSYVPPFALDVPLDGGAVGEVVAGEADGIRVGDTVLHGLGWREYALLDGRSARRVDPDVAPVSAYLSVLGMTGLTAYAGLLDVAAMQPGETVFVSGAAGAVGSMVGQIAKLRGAGRVVGSAGSPAKVERLTALGFDAAFDYHDGPVRDALKAAAPDGIDVYFDNVGGEHLEAAIGAMNLHGRAAICGMIAQYNSAEPPAAPRNLALVIGKRLTLRGFLVGDHGDLRDQFVTEVGGWLREGRLSYDETIVDGIENAPDAFLGLLRGENLGKMLVRL
- the hisF gene encoding imidazole glycerol phosphate synthase subunit HisF — encoded protein: MTVAVRVIPCLDVDAGRVVKGVNFLDLRDAGDPVELAAAYDRAGADELTFLDVTASSSDRGTMLDVVRRTAESVFIPLTVGGGVRQVADVDTLLRAGADKVGVNTAAIARPELIAEIADRFGRQVLVLSLDVRRASAGTTPSGFEVTTHGGRRGTGLDAVEWAARGAELGAGEILLNSMDADGTKAGFDLTLIEAVRAVVDVPVIASGGAGRVAHFPPAIGAGADAVLAASVFHFGELTVGEVKDALRAAGHPVR
- a CDS encoding organic hydroperoxide resistance protein; protein product: MQVLYTASATATGDGRDGHVRTSDATLDLDLAVPKEMGGAGGAANPEQLFAAGYAACFHSALRVVARRAKADVTGSVVEAEVGIGANGSGGFGLAVTLVVDLPAVERSAAQQLVEGAHQVCPYSNATRGNIEVTLTVREAAAA
- a CDS encoding MarR family winged helix-turn-helix transcriptional regulator: MTEDLVLGRQVCFALYAASRALTDVYRPILDEFGLTYPQYLVLLVLWERGDDPPTVSELGAALRLDSGTLSPLLKRLAAAGLVVRTRSARDERRVEVGLTADGAALRQRMTDVPTRVVCATGLDEAELVTLHDTLTRMTATIHRQKEQ
- a CDS encoding RidA family protein codes for the protein MTDAGLPPGDDATVTRLGSGGPWEAVYGYSRVVRAGRSAWTAGCTSTVDGTVTHVGDAAAQTAQALRIGLAALGEVGACAADVVRTRLYVTDRLFADEVGRAHNAVFGAVRPVATMIVVAGLLDPDHLVEVELEAYLPPS